A genomic window from Artemia franciscana chromosome 14, ASM3288406v1, whole genome shotgun sequence includes:
- the LOC136035677 gene encoding UDP-N-acetylglucosamine transferase subunit ALG13-like produces the protein MAMKQVVFVTVGTTMFDKLIQVVESEEFKKVLKEEKISKIIIQYGRGKKPNLENSSELEVETYSLKEDITDDFRCSDLVISHAGAGSCLEALEWKKRLIIVVNNQLMGNHQMELAKKLQANHNALCCTPNTLTETLKSASSFKFRVLDSPQTLNFVKFLDSVV, from the exons ATGGCAATGAAACAAGTTGTTTTTGTGACGGTTGGTACCACCATGTTCGACAAACTTATCCAAGTTGTCGAGTCCGAAGAATTCAAAAAG gtgttgaaagaagaaaaaatttccaaaattattaTCCAGTATGGAAGAGGCAAAAAACCGAATTTGGAGAATAGTTCAGAATTAGAAGTGGAAACATACTCGTTAAAAGAGGACATCACGGACGATTTTCGCTGCTCAGATTTAGTCATTAGTCATGCCGGTGCTGGCTCATGTCTGGAAGCCCTTGAGTGGAAGAAAAGATTAATTATAGTTGTAAATAACCAACTTATGGGCAACCACCAAATGGAACTAGCTAAAAAGTTGCAAGCAAACCATAATGCTCTTTGCTGCACCCCGAATACTCTTACAGAGACCTTAAAAAGTGCCTCTTCCTTTAAATTCAGAGTGTTAGACTCCCCACAGACATTGAATTTTGTGAAATTTCTTGACTCGGTTGTATAA